One region of Dokdonia sp. 4H-3-7-5 genomic DNA includes:
- the pth gene encoding aminoacyl-tRNA hydrolase has protein sequence MRSFFGRLFRKVTIEEEAIDPMKKFLIVGLGNIGPKYTETRHNIGFKVVDAFAKAQETTFETEKLGDIARTKVKGKTVILLKPNTFMNLSGKAIRYWLQQEKIPVENLLVITDDLNLEFGTIRVKTKGSAGGHNGLKDTQAQLNTSAYNRFRFGISDAFSTGRQVDYVLGEWTPEEQASLPERLDKSCEVITSFVSGGINNTMNAYNGK, from the coding sequence ATGCGCTCTTTTTTCGGTAGATTATTTAGAAAAGTAACGATAGAAGAGGAAGCAATAGACCCCATGAAAAAATTTCTTATCGTTGGTTTAGGAAACATAGGTCCTAAGTACACAGAAACTAGGCATAATATAGGATTTAAGGTGGTAGACGCTTTCGCGAAAGCGCAAGAAACCACTTTCGAAACTGAAAAACTAGGTGACATCGCGCGTACCAAAGTAAAAGGTAAAACCGTTATCTTATTAAAGCCTAATACTTTTATGAATTTAAGTGGTAAGGCTATACGATACTGGTTGCAACAAGAAAAAATCCCTGTAGAAAATCTTCTAGTAATTACAGATGATTTGAATTTGGAATTTGGAACCATAAGAGTGAAAACCAAAGGTTCGGCGGGAGGACATAATGGACTAAAAGACACGCAGGCTCAACTTAATACTTCTGCATATAATAGATTCCGTTTTGGCATAAGTGATGCGTTTTCTACGGGACGTCAAGTAGATTATGTGTTAGGAGAATGGACGCCAGAGGAGCAAGCTAGTCTTCCAGAGCGCTTAGATAAGAGTTGTGAGGTAATCACTTCTTTTGTGAGTGGAGGAATTAATAATACAATGAACGCGTACAACGGCAAATAA
- a CDS encoding 50S ribosomal protein L25/general stress protein Ctc has product MKSVSIHGSKRESVGKKATKALRNAGLVPCVVYGGDTPLHFSAPELAFKELVYTPDAHTVEIELDGVTVKAILQDIQFHPVTDRILHIDFYQIFEGKEVTMNIPVHFTGNSRGVMNGGVLRKTNRVLRVKALPKNLPDYLVADITNLKIGNKLYIGALPQENLTLMHPDNTVVCQVRTSRTAILDADDDDDETEAGDVPSTQTDDAAAVAE; this is encoded by the coding sequence ATGAAATCAGTTTCGATCCACGGATCTAAAAGAGAAAGCGTAGGCAAGAAAGCTACAAAGGCCTTACGTAATGCTGGACTGGTACCTTGCGTTGTATACGGAGGGGACACACCATTGCATTTTAGCGCACCAGAACTAGCGTTCAAAGAATTGGTATACACTCCAGACGCGCACACAGTAGAAATCGAATTAGACGGTGTAACCGTAAAGGCGATTCTTCAAGATATCCAGTTCCACCCGGTAACTGATCGTATTTTACACATAGACTTCTACCAGATTTTTGAAGGTAAAGAAGTAACTATGAATATCCCAGTACACTTTACAGGTAACTCTCGTGGAGTAATGAACGGTGGTGTTTTACGTAAAACTAACCGTGTATTACGTGTGAAAGCACTTCCTAAAAATCTTCCTGATTACTTAGTTGCAGATATCACAAACCTTAAAATAGGTAATAAGTTATACATAGGAGCTTTACCACAAGAAAACCTAACACTTATGCACCCTGATAACACAGTAGTGTGTCAAGTTAGAACTTCTCGTACAGCAATCCTTGATGCTGACGATGATGATGATGAAACTGAAGCAGGAGATGTTCCTTCTACACAAACAGATGATGCCGCTGCAGTAGCAGAGTAA
- a CDS encoding ribose-phosphate pyrophosphokinase, with protein sequence MTATVPQPKIFACQNSKPLAEKIAKAFGQPLGNVITSTYSDGEFQPSFEESVRGSRVFIIGSTMPSSDNMMEMLLMLDAAKRASARHITAVIPYFGWARQDRKDKPRVPIAAKLMASLLETAGATRIITMDLHADQIQGFFEKPVDHLFASTIFLPYLKGLGLENLTIASPDMGGSKRAYAYSKAMESDVVICYKQRAKANVISHMELIGEVKGQHVVLVDDMVDTAGTLTKAADLMIEKGALSVRAICTHAILSGNAYDKIENSKLAELIVTDSIPKEHKSGKVRVITCAPLFADVMHRVNSNTSIASKFIM encoded by the coding sequence ATGACCGCTACCGTACCGCAACCGAAGATATTTGCTTGTCAAAACAGCAAACCACTGGCCGAAAAAATCGCAAAAGCCTTTGGGCAGCCGCTGGGTAACGTCATAACATCGACATATAGTGATGGAGAATTTCAACCTTCTTTTGAAGAATCTGTACGTGGATCACGTGTATTTATAATAGGAAGCACAATGCCATCATCAGATAATATGATGGAAATGTTATTGATGCTAGATGCTGCAAAGCGTGCTAGTGCAAGACACATAACGGCAGTGATACCTTATTTTGGATGGGCGAGACAAGACCGTAAGGATAAACCTAGAGTGCCTATTGCTGCAAAGCTTATGGCAAGCCTACTGGAAACAGCAGGTGCTACGCGTATTATCACTATGGACTTACACGCAGATCAAATACAAGGATTTTTTGAGAAGCCAGTAGATCACTTATTTGCCTCTACTATATTCTTACCTTATTTAAAAGGGCTAGGATTAGAAAATCTTACAATTGCTTCTCCAGATATGGGAGGTAGTAAGAGAGCTTATGCATATAGCAAGGCGATGGAAAGTGACGTAGTTATATGTTACAAACAACGTGCAAAGGCAAATGTAATCTCACATATGGAACTTATAGGTGAGGTAAAAGGACAGCACGTGGTGCTTGTAGATGATATGGTAGATACCGCTGGAACCTTAACAAAGGCAGCAGATTTAATGATAGAAAAGGGTGCGCTTAGTGTACGAGCGATCTGTACCCACGCTATTTTAAGCGGTAACGCTTATGATAAAATAGAAAACAGTAAACTGGCAGAATTAATAGTAACAGATTCAATTCCTAAGGAACACAAAAGTGGTAAAGTGCGAGTGATAACTTGTGCACCACTTTTTGCAGATGTAATGCACCGTGTAAATAGTAACACGAGTATTGCTTCGAAGTTTATTATGTAA
- a CDS encoding DUF2721 domain-containing protein, whose amino-acid sequence MNLSLSIPALLFPAISLTMLAYNARYLAIAGLIRSLHASYQETHAEGVGLQVKKLRKRLTIIKNMQAVAIVSFLLAVLTMLLIYIEEAFYAKIVFGISLFALILSLILSLIEVQLSTKALSIQLRDME is encoded by the coding sequence ATGAATCTTTCCTTAAGTATTCCGGCATTACTATTTCCAGCGATTTCTCTTACGATGCTTGCTTATAATGCGCGTTATCTGGCTATTGCAGGTTTGATACGTAGTTTGCATGCTTCTTATCAAGAAACACATGCAGAAGGAGTAGGTCTTCAGGTGAAAAAATTGAGAAAACGCCTTACAATCATAAAAAACATGCAAGCAGTAGCAATTGTAAGTTTTTTACTCGCGGTACTTACTATGCTTTTAATTTATATAGAAGAGGCATTTTATGCAAAAATCGTTTTTGGGATTAGTCTTTTTGCACTAATCCTATCACTTATACTTTCTTTAATTGAAGTTCAGCTTTCTACAAAGGCACTTTCTATACAGCTGCGAGATATGGAATAA